The following coding sequences are from one Camarhynchus parvulus chromosome 1, STF_HiC, whole genome shotgun sequence window:
- the LOC115902939 gene encoding solute carrier family 15 member 1-like: protein MRWWSIESFVEGAGHYFTPNTVHMAWQIPQYFLLACAEVLFSVTGLEFSYSQAPSNMKSVLQAGWLLTVAVGNIIVLIMAGVSTIQEQWAEYVLFAALLLVVCIIFAIMASFYTYIDPNEIEAQFSKEEKEEDKNYQDSNEKEAEAHSCL from the exons ATGAGATGGTGGAGTATAGAATCCTTtgtggaaggagcaggaca TTATTTTACCCCAAATACAGTCCATATGGCTTGGCAGATCCCTcagtattttcttcttgcatGTGCAGAAGTACTGTTCTCTGTCACTGGGCTGGAGTTTTCATACTCACAG GCCCCATCTAACATGAagtcagtgctgcaggctggatgGCTGCTGACTGTGGCTGTTGGTAACATAATTGTCCTTATCATGGCTGGGGTATCCACAATCCAAGAGCAG tggGCAGAGTATGTGCTGTTTGCTGCCCTGCTGTTGGTAGTTTGCATTATTTTTGCTATCATGGCTTCTTTTTATACCTATATTGATCCAAATGAGATTGAAGCCCAGttcagcaaggaagaaaaggaagaagacaagAATTATCAAGACAGCAATGAAAAGGAAGCTGAAGCTCATTCTTGTCTGTAA